One genomic window of Vibrio ziniensis includes the following:
- a CDS encoding aspartate kinase has translation MKKPLIVQKFGGTSMGSIETIHIVAEHIIKAKNDGNQVVVVVSAMSGETNRLVALAQQIDSVPTARELDVLLSAGEQVSMALLAMTLNKLGFAARSLTGAQANIVTDNLHNDATIKNIDTRTIIELLEQDQIVIVAGFQGVNENGDITTLGRGGSDTSAVTLAGALKADECQIFTDVDGVYSCDPRVVPNAQKLDVVDFPSMEEMARKGAKVLHLPCVQYAWDNAVPLRVLSTFDVNEGSLIKGEQGTKPVCGIAIQRDMALITIEHEALSNLQKHCQMLGIEVWSVIEDTEWAGVVIKLDACAKLKLVFSDKIRNSEHVSLLTTVGLQAPSLVDRSFALLAEHDINIHYVSTTSQSSMLMLSPESVNSAANILHEAFITSDELLDFQPRQVSLG, from the coding sequence GTGAAAAAGCCCCTTATCGTGCAAAAGTTCGGCGGAACTTCAATGGGTTCAATTGAAACAATCCATATTGTAGCTGAACACATCATAAAGGCGAAAAATGATGGTAATCAAGTTGTTGTAGTTGTATCTGCAATGTCGGGAGAAACGAATCGCTTAGTGGCATTAGCCCAACAAATCGATAGCGTACCAACGGCAAGAGAACTTGATGTTTTGCTCTCTGCTGGTGAGCAAGTGTCTATGGCACTGTTAGCAATGACTCTAAATAAATTGGGTTTTGCTGCGCGTTCACTAACCGGAGCTCAAGCGAATATTGTGACGGATAATCTGCACAATGACGCGACGATTAAGAACATTGATACACGAACGATTATCGAGCTACTAGAACAAGATCAAATTGTCATAGTAGCTGGTTTTCAGGGTGTTAATGAGAATGGGGACATCACCACGTTAGGGCGCGGTGGCTCAGATACAAGTGCTGTGACACTTGCCGGAGCTCTCAAGGCTGACGAATGCCAAATCTTTACTGATGTAGATGGTGTGTACTCTTGTGATCCAAGAGTAGTCCCAAATGCTCAGAAACTAGATGTTGTTGATTTCCCATCTATGGAAGAAATGGCTCGTAAAGGTGCAAAAGTTTTACATTTGCCTTGCGTTCAATACGCTTGGGATAATGCGGTTCCACTTCGAGTTTTGTCTACTTTTGATGTTAATGAAGGTAGCTTGATTAAAGGTGAGCAGGGAACTAAACCTGTCTGTGGTATTGCCATTCAAAGAGACATGGCTTTGATTACCATCGAGCATGAAGCGCTTTCAAACCTACAGAAACATTGCCAAATGTTGGGTATTGAAGTGTGGAGTGTGATCGAGGATACAGAATGGGCAGGAGTAGTTATAAAACTTGATGCTTGTGCTAAGTTGAAGCTGGTGTTCAGCGATAAAATCCGTAATAGTGAACATGTGAGTTTATTAACCACAGTAGGTTTACAAGCCCCGAGCTTAGTTGACCGTTCTTTTGCATTACTGGCTGAACACGACATAAATATTCATTATGTTTCAACGACTTCACAATCATCTATGCTAATGTTAAGTCCAGAAAGTGTTAATTCAGCAGCTAATATTTTGCATGAAGCTTTTATAACTTCTGACGAACTATTAGATTTTCAACCTAGGCAAGTATCTTTAGGTTAA